From the Kitasatospora atroaurantiaca genome, the window TCGGCGACCCGCAGCAGGAGCGCACCCGGCAGTTCCTCAGCCGGATCGTGGCGGCCGGGAGGCTCGCGCCCAGCAGTTGACGCAGGCAGGCACCTCCGTGCGCCCCTGTGCGCGCCCTGCTGCGCCGACCCCTGATCGGTGATCGTGGACGCAAGTCCCGCACGCACCGGTCGAGAGGGGCACCGATGCACGGTCCGGCCGTCGTCACCTGGCTGCTGGCGGTCCTGGCCACCGCCTCCGGCGTCTACTGTCTGACGCGTCTTCGGGGCGTGGCGGCCGCGTGCACCTCGTCCGGTCCGGGCACCGGACGGTGGCCGGCCCGGGAGTCGGATGCCGCCGAGGCCCTGATGGGCCTGGGCATGGCCGGGATGGTCCTGCGGCCCGGCATCCTCTGGGGCTGGCCGTACGGACTGCTCGCCGCCGCCCTGCTGGTGGCGGCCGCCCGGCCGGCCGCCACCGGGCTCCGCGCCCACCGACTGCACCATGCGATCGGGGCGCTCGCGATGACGTACATGGCGCTCGCCATGGCGAGCGCGCCCGCGCACGCCCACCACGGCGCGCCCGCCGGTCTTCCGCTGCTCACGGGAGTGCTGCTGCTCTACTTCGGGACGTACGCCCTGTGGGCCGGCAGCCGACTGCTCAGCACGCCGGCCGGGCCGGTACGGGTGGCAGGCGCCGAGGTGTCCCGGGCGTGCCGGCTGGCGATGGGGATCGGGATGTTCGCCATGCTCCTGACGATGTGACCGACGCGGCTTCGGCAGCCGCGGGGCCCCGAGCGGGACCAGTCATCGAGAGGTGAGGCAGCGCGTCAACCACAGGGGCGCGACGAACTGCGCGAAGCGGGAGCTGCAGGCCGTTGCCTTCCGATCTCGCGCAGTTCCCCGCGCCCCTGAGGTGCACCGACCTGATCGGGTGCCCACCTGGGGGCGGAGCCTCTGACAGGCCGTCGGCGTGGTGTTGGTCACTGGCGTGCGGAACCCGTTCCCCGGGGCCGTCGGCAGCGCATAGGTTGGACCGAGCGCAATGCCGCGCTCCCGTGTCTCCTGGGGGAGCACCTGCCATGACAGCCCTGCTGAGCCTGCTGCTGCTCGGACTGCTGCTGTCCACCGTGGCGCCGGGTCTGCTGGCCCGGGCCCGCTGGGCCGGGCGTGAGCCGGTGCTGGCGCTGTGCGCCTGGCAGTGCCTGGTGGTCGCCGTTCTGCTCTGCTGTCTGCTCAGTCTGCTGCTCGCCACCACC encodes:
- a CDS encoding DUF5134 domain-containing protein, which translates into the protein MHGPAVVTWLLAVLATASGVYCLTRLRGVAAACTSSGPGTGRWPARESDAAEALMGLGMAGMVLRPGILWGWPYGLLAAALLVAAARPAATGLRAHRLHHAIGALAMTYMALAMASAPAHAHHGAPAGLPLLTGVLLLYFGTYALWAGSRLLSTPAGPVRVAGAEVSRACRLAMGIGMFAMLLTM